In Henriciella litoralis, the genomic window TATCTGTGGCGCATGGCCGCCGGCAGCCGCGACATCGTCATCAAGGCGATGGACGACGCGCTCAATGGCAAGCTCGCGCCGACAAAGGTCAACTTGCCATCACGCCAATGGTTCGCGCCAACGCTTGGCGGATATGTCTGGACGGGCCTTCGCCGCGGCGTCTGGTAAGTTTCAGGCCTGAAGGGCGCTCTGCATTTTGGCGCTTCGTTCAAGCATTGCCGCCAGATGATGCAGGCGCCCGGAAATGACCTCTCGCCAATTGCCCTCTGTCGGAACGGCATGTCGCACGAGATAGGGCGCCGTGTCCGGCGGAAGGCCTGTTCCGTCCTCCATGACATAGCGGCCATCCCACAGGCCATCAGACCAGCGCGCCTGAACCGCGCCCGGGTCGCGTCCAATCAGTAGTCCGCCGCTCGTCTTCTGAAGCCAGGCCCCGCCGAGCGTGAAGCGGTGCCCCGTGGCCATGGCGTCAAATTCTGCCAAGGCGGCCACGAGCTTTGACTGTTCGACGGGCGTATCGCCGCCTGACGCGGCAAGGACGACCGTCGAAACAAGCCGCAATACTGAAGATTGTCGTTCCGGCATCGACTGGATCTGAACAAGCCCAGCCGCATCAACTGCAACGTGCCGGCGAATATCATCCGCGAGCTTTCGATCCTCAAGCGCGCGTAGCACTGCCGCATCATCGATAATATTTGCCAGGGCGTGCCTCGAAGTCAGGCTGCGAAGGTCGCGCCGGACCCGACCACGCTCGTACGACACGCTGTCATTCGAAGGATCGGTGAACCAGACGATCTTGTTCTCTGTCAGCCAGCTTTGAATCTCGCTCCGGCGATGGCCCAGCAAGGGCCGCGCAAGGGTCAGCCCCCGACCCTCCGGCCAGACGGGCGAGACCGACAGAGGCGAAGGGGCTGCGGCGCGCGTGAGGCTTGAGCCACGGCGCAGCCGCATCAGGAAGGTTTCCTCAACATCGGACCGCGTATGCCCGATGAATAAAAGCCCGGCGCCTGCCTCCCGTGCGGCGGTCGCAAGCAGTCGATGGCGGGCCTGGCGGGCCTCGCTCTGGCTCGTTGGCGGTACAGCACAGGCGAGCAGCCGCGCCTCAAGCCCCAACTCATTAGCCAGCTTGCAGACATGATCCGCCTCTGCTGCCGACTCAGCCCGCATCCGATGATCCACCGTCAGCACGACGAGTTTTCTGGAACGCGCGCTCGCCCAGCGATGCGCCAGCAGCATCAGCCCCAGCGAGTCGCTGCCACCTGAAACGGCAATGGCGACAGGGCCATCAGACCCGGTCGCCATATCGTCGATCAGTTCAGGAATATGCTCGATTAGCTGTCGCAACCTGCCCGGCTGCGTTCGAGGGAAGCGAGGTTTTTCGTGACGCCGGAAGCGTTCGGATATTGCTGCGGCAGGATATCGAGCGCGTTGCACGCTTTCTCGGTCTCACCGATCAGGCGCATTGAGCGCGACAGTTTTACAAGCGCGTCAGGCGCGCGCGCATTGTCCGGATATTCGCGCAGCATCTGGGTATAGGCTTCACCGGAGGCATCATAGGCTTCCTGCTGGAACAGCGTCTCAGCCAGCCAGTACTGTGCCTCTCCGGCCTGTGGGTCATCGGCGAAGCGGTCAAGAAATTCGCGGAACGCATCTTCGGCGCCGGCATAATCAAATTGCAGAAGGCGAGATTTCGCCGCCGCAAAGAGGGGGCCGGCTTCGCCCGGCAAATTGCTGGCCCGAAGTGTGCCGAGCGAGCCCTGATAGTCCGGATTGCCGTCTGCCTCGGCGCTCGATGCACTCGACACAATACGGCGGCCTGACGACGAGGACGAAGATGAGGACGTTCTCTCGCGAAGCGCAGGCGTGTCATCCGCTTCGGTCTCTTCTGGCAGGTCAATCGAAACATCGCTGCCAGACAGGGCCTGCATGATCCGGTCGATATCACTTTCTAGCCCGGCGACCCGCGACTTAAGCTCGGCATTTTCGTCCGAGAGGCTGGAGAGCTCTTCGCCGATCTGCGCGTCATCGGCTTGCAGCCGCTCGGCCTCGTCACGTGATTCTGACAGCAGGAACTGCAGCGTTTCGACCTTGCCGTTCAATTGCGCGATCTGCTCTTCGAGCCGACCTAGATCGACATTCATCCGGGCATTTTGCTGCCTGACCTCGGTGAGCGTGCTGGCGACGTCCGAACTTGTAACGCCCCGCGTGACGGGCGCGCGTTGCTGGGACTGCGCCATCGGCGTGGCAATCAAGCTGAAAGCAAGAAGGGCAAAGCCCGGGACCAGTCGGTTCATGTAAGACTTACTCCACAAGATCGTAATCGTTCCAGTCTGTGTATACGAAAAAGCCGGGGCCAAAATATGGCGCCCGGCTCAAATCATTGCAGGAGCGTATCAACCTAGCTGGTTGCGCCGCCCATGATCTGGGTGAAACCGTTACGGTTAAGGGCCCAGGCTGCCTCGTTTGACTCGACCGCGATTGGACGCTCCTTGCCATACGAAACTGTTTCGATGCGCGATGGGCTGATGCCCAGCGAAACGAGATAGTCTTTCACAACCGACGCGCGGCGTTCGCCAAGCGCAAGGTTATATTCCCGCGTGCCGCGCTCGTCGCAATTGCCGGCGACGAGGATGTTCACGTTCGGATATTGCTGAAGCCATGCGGCCTGACGCTGCAGGATTTCCTGATCGTCGGCATCGATACGGTACTGGTCGAGATCGAAGTAGACGCGGTCACCAACGTTGACCTTGAAGTCTTCGATCGAGCCTGCCGTTGGACCGGCAGTGTAAACGCGCTCTGGTTGCTCAACTGTTTCACGAACCGGTTCGCGAGGCGCCGTGTCGACGACTTCAACAGGGGCCGCGCTCTGCGGTGGAGCTTTTGGTTTGGATGCACAGGCTGCTGCCCCGAAGAGAAGGGCGATAGACGCTGTGGCTAGGACAGTACGACGCATTGATAACTCCTTGCTATGGCCGCTTGGCCGACGCTTTAAACCTTGATTTTGTCAACATCGTGGCCTGCGAATCGTTCCGAATCTTTTTGACGGGAGTCGACCGCGGTCCTGAAAATGCTGTTTTTATTGTGATTTTAATTCAGGAGCGGAGACCATGCCGGATCAGACGCCGATGTTGGCGTCGGGATCTGCCTTAGATTCCGACCGGTCAGGTCGACCGACCAGAGCTGTGGGCTCGCACCGGGTGAGCTCTCGCGGAAGAAGGTGATAACACGGCCATTCGGCGACCATTCCGGGCCTTCATCCAGATAGGATTCTGTCAGGATACGTTCGCCTTTCCCATCGGTGCCAATCACGCCAATGCTGAACCGGCCACGCGACTGTTTCGTGAAAGCGATCAGGTCACCGCGCGGGCTCCAGACGGGCGTCGAATACCGGCCCGAACCGAACGTGATCCGGCAGGCTGTATCGCGTCCACCCGACGGACAGGTCAGCGAGGAGCCATCGGTGTTCATGATGTAGAGCTGCGGACTGCCGCCGCGGTCAGAGTTGAAGACGATCTGACGCCCATCGGGCGACATGGACGGCGATGTATCGATCGCGGGGTGATCGGTCAGGCGCCGGGTCTGCTGGGTGACCAGATCCCTCATATAGATATCCGAATTGCCGCCATTGGCCTGCGTCAGCAAGACAGACTGGCCGTCTTTCGTGAAGCGCGGCGCGAAGGTCATATTGCTGAAATTGCCGAGCACTTCCTGGCGACCATTCTCAATGTCGAAGAGGTACACCCGTGGCCGGTTGTTCTCATACGACATGTAGGTGATCTTCTGGTTCGACGGGGAAAAGCGCGGCGTCAGCACCGTGAATGTGCCGGACGTCAGATATTTCACGTTCGCGCCATCGGAATCCATGATGGCCAGGCGCTTGGTCCGCGCGTCCTTGGGTCCGGATTCAGCGATATAGACAATGCGCGAGTCGAAATATGGGTCTTCACCGGTGAGGCGCGTATAGATCGTATCCGCGATCTTGTGCGCAATGCGGCGCCAGTCTTCAGGCTTTGCTGTAAAGCGGCGACCGGCTTGGCCTTCCAGGCGCATCACCTGCTCGCCATACACATCCCAAAGCCGCACTGAAGCGCGAATGAACTCGACACCCTCGACCGTCACCCGGTCCACTTCGCCAACGACCAGCGCGTCGGTCTGGATAATCTTCCAGTCGGCAAAGCGCGGTTGGGTATTGATCGAAAGATCGCGCTGAATATAGGCGCTTTGCGGCGTGATCGTGAACAGGCCGGTCGACAGAAGATCGTTCTGAACGACGGCAGTTATGTCTGCAGCAAGCTGCCGGTCACCGCCAACCGCTTCGAAGACCGGGATCGCGATGGGGGTTGGCTTCAGCGTGCCTTCAGAGATGTTGACGGTGAT contains:
- the tolB gene encoding Tol-Pal system beta propeller repeat protein TolB, which gives rise to MLKSIATALVGAFVLMVQAAHAQITVNISEGTLKPTPIAIPVFEAVGGDRQLAADITAVVQNDLLSTGLFTITPQSAYIQRDLSINTQPRFADWKIIQTDALVVGEVDRVTVEGVEFIRASVRLWDVYGEQVMRLEGQAGRRFTAKPEDWRRIAHKIADTIYTRLTGEDPYFDSRIVYIAESGPKDARTKRLAIMDSDGANVKYLTSGTFTVLTPRFSPSNQKITYMSYENNRPRVYLFDIENGRQEVLGNFSNMTFAPRFTKDGQSVLLTQANGGNSDIYMRDLVTQQTRRLTDHPAIDTSPSMSPDGRQIVFNSDRGGSPQLYIMNTDGSSLTCPSGGRDTACRITFGSGRYSTPVWSPRGDLIAFTKQSRGRFSIGVIGTDGKGERILTESYLDEGPEWSPNGRVITFFRESSPGASPQLWSVDLTGRNLRQIPTPTSASDPAWSPLLN
- the ybgF gene encoding tol-pal system protein YbgF, whose protein sequence is MNRLVPGFALLAFSLIATPMAQSQQRAPVTRGVTSSDVASTLTEVRQQNARMNVDLGRLEEQIAQLNGKVETLQFLLSESRDEAERLQADDAQIGEELSSLSDENAELKSRVAGLESDIDRIMQALSGSDVSIDLPEETEADDTPALRERTSSSSSSSSGRRIVSSASSAEADGNPDYQGSLGTLRASNLPGEAGPLFAAAKSRLLQFDYAGAEDAFREFLDRFADDPQAGEAQYWLAETLFQQEAYDASGEAYTQMLREYPDNARAPDALVKLSRSMRLIGETEKACNALDILPQQYPNASGVTKNLASLERSRAGCDS
- the tilS gene encoding tRNA lysidine(34) synthetase TilS, encoding MRQLIEHIPELIDDMATGSDGPVAIAVSGGSDSLGLMLLAHRWASARSRKLVVLTVDHRMRAESAAEADHVCKLANELGLEARLLACAVPPTSQSEARQARHRLLATAAREAGAGLLFIGHTRSDVEETFLMRLRRGSSLTRAAAPSPLSVSPVWPEGRGLTLARPLLGHRRSEIQSWLTENKIVWFTDPSNDSVSYERGRVRRDLRSLTSRHALANIIDDAAVLRALEDRKLADDIRRHVAVDAAGLVQIQSMPERQSSVLRLVSTVVLAASGGDTPVEQSKLVAALAEFDAMATGHRFTLGGAWLQKTSGGLLIGRDPGAVQARWSDGLWDGRYVMEDGTGLPPDTAPYLVRHAVPTEGNWREVISGRLHHLAAMLERSAKMQSALQA
- the pal gene encoding peptidoglycan-associated lipoprotein Pal, which encodes MRRTVLATASIALLFGAAACASKPKAPPQSAAPVEVVDTAPREPVRETVEQPERVYTAGPTAGSIEDFKVNVGDRVYFDLDQYRIDADDQEILQRQAAWLQQYPNVNILVAGNCDERGTREYNLALGERRASVVKDYLVSLGISPSRIETVSYGKERPIAVESNEAAWALNRNGFTQIMGGATS